A genomic segment from Spinacia oleracea cultivar Varoflay chromosome 3, BTI_SOV_V1, whole genome shotgun sequence encodes:
- the LOC130469458 gene encoding uncharacterized protein yields the protein MANAKMLDNFPNMQVLHLPRTHSDHAPIIVSLYNDYCTGPFPFRCKEVWIEHPKFKEFFAKSWTNDNNDFIKGRKDFLAGIKTWNTNVFGNLTNIKKRLLARINGIQIALAKHHSHFLVSLEKTLLKDLNDIFRKERLIWAQKAGMNWRKYGDFNTRYFHLMAKIRKTRGEILALKGVDDQWVTDSQSLKLMATNYFRMMFQTTHTQSRRLVNLGSNNRISEQDSMALLRPISDVEVKLNLFQMDPIKSPGPDGIQPVFFQTFWAEVGPSIVKFCSECFNSAIIPEDVNDSHITLIPKSDQPESMSDFRPIGLCNTIYKLLTKIITSRLRPILNNLISPLQSSFIKGRGIEDNVIVVKEIAHHFHKARKGKNIMALKLDLTKAYDSLEWSFIRDTLVSYEFPTKFIDVIMCCITTPNISVLWNGEITEQIKPSRGIRQGDPLSSYIFVLCLDRLSMMIEEKVNKRNWDPLKLTKSISISHVFYADDVFLFGSATQKNMEVIMHTISEFGAMSGLQVNMRKSSIIFPVKMNHLIRNTIVGSYGLRISTCFGKYLGVDIRPNKLKISNYFGLLDKTMERIKGWQAKLLNMAGRCTLIKSVLNTYPLYNMQTNIIPSGVIDKIEKSCRKFLWNKVDRTRYLARISWNKITIPMGLGGLGIKKLKEWNIAFMAKLGWKVLTSPEKLWVRIFKDKYLKNGSFFDFIAKPSNSPIWRDILKGRDLLEKGIKIGIGNGESTSLWYHHWVGDKPLYKLIKKDIPESVGHLFVRDIIKQGQWNLQRVAHIIPDSIQSDILATPLAKVSHSNDFFTWSKSDDGNFSIKSAYSLICNSFFEVSGNYNFVSWKALWKITAPFKYRMLLWNCVHEILPVADTLSKYMESISRYCSRCSYIPETHLHLFRDCGDSSILWNFIFQRITVAKEVCLNSFFNFNWQQWMAYNLSLSRSWRMVFIVAVWHIWKARNRAVFELKMIKPFSVYNAFYVDYRENILMMQGKVAGNWLQKAPAWKPPAPGFLKLNIDGSWKEKDEAGGGGVFRSETGNWYIGFASKYNAITPLAAELYALREGLQMAVEYGVQKLEVETDAELLIKLLTSMEDYYHHELAPVIKDVACLMTRFSSFSITHLPRLFNKLAHCMGQYAISMALGHKVFLDPPPFTDVVYQTQLKQAKDSLKQMGESSSASQRREQVINLEIPPPPEEQPSTTVTTEIMFGTIPTKVTTHLVSAKTASDAKQGQFSSDKE from the coding sequence ATGGCAAATGCGAAGATGCTGGACAATTTTCCAAACATGCAGGTATTACATCTACCTCGTACACACTCTGATCACGCTCCTATTATTGTTTCTTTATATAATGATTATTGTACAGGGCCGTTTCCTTTTAGATGTAAGGAAGTTTGGATTGAACATCCAAAATTTAAAGAATTTTTTGCAAAAAGTTGGACTAATGATAACAATGACTTCATTAAGGGTAGGAAAGATTTTCTAGCTGGTATTAAAACTTGGAATACTAATGTTTTTGGAAATTTAACTAATATTAAGAAGCGTCTTTTAGCCCGTATTAATGGGATCCAGATTGCCTTAGCTAAACATCATTCACATTTTTTGGTCAGTCTGGAAAAAACTTTGCTAAAAGATCTTAATGACATATTCAGAAAAGAACGTTTGATTTGGGCTCAGAAAGCGGGAATGAATTGGAGAAAGTATGGGGATTTTAACACAAGGTACTTTCACTTAATGGCAAAAATCAGGAAAACTAGGGGGGAAATTTTAGCTTTGAAGGGCGTGGATGATCAATGGGTTACTGATTCTCAATCTTTAAAATTAATGGCCACTAACTATTTTAGGATGATGTTCCAAACAACCCATACTCAGAGTAGAAGGTTAGTTAATTTGGGTAGCAATAACAGAATTTCAGAGCAGGATAGTATGGCTCTGCTTAGGCCCATTTCTGATGTGGAGGTAAAGCTTAACCTTTTCCAAATGGATCCAATTAAAAGCCCAGGGCCGGATGGAATACAACCAGTTTTTTTTCAAACCTTTTGGGCTGAAGTTGGGCCAAGTATAGTTAAGTTTTGTTCTGAATGTTTTAATTCAGCTATCATCCCAGAAGATGTTAATGATTCCCACATTACGCTCATACCAAAGTCAGACCAACCGGAAAGTATGTCGGATTTTAGACCAATAGGTTTGTGTAACACTATTTACAAGTTGCTCACTAAAATTATTACGAGTAGATTAAGGCCTAtcttgaataatttaattagccCCCTCCAATCAAGTTTTATCAAAGGCCGGGGAATAGAAGATAATGTAATAGTTGTAAAAGAAATAGCGCATCATTTTCATAAAGCAAGGAAAGGGAAAAATATAATGGCCTTGAAATTAGATTTAACAAAAGCCTACGATAGTTTAGAATGGAGTTTCATTAGAGATACTTTAGTCAGTTATGAATTCCCTACTAAATTTATTGATGTGATCATGTGTTGCATTACTACCCCCAATATTTCTGTGTTATGGAATGGTGAGATTACAGAGCAGATTAAACCGTCTAGAGGGATAAGGCAGGGTGATCCGTTGTCGTCGTACATTTTTGTGTTATGCCTAGATAGACTATCAATGATGATTGAAGAGAaagtaaataaaagaaattGGGATCCTCTAAAGTTAACAAAATCTATTTCCATTTCCCATGTTTTTTATGCCGATgatgtttttttatttggatcAGCTACCCAAAAGAACATGGAGGTAATTATGCACACAATCTCTGAATTTGGGGCTATGTCAGGTTTACAAGTTAATATGAGAAAGTCCTCCATTAtatttccagtcaaaatgaatCATTTAATCAGGAATACCATAGTAGGTTCTTATGGATTACGAATTTCTACTTGTTTTGGGAAGTATCTAGGGGTGGATATTAGaccaaataaattaaaaattagcAACTATTTTGGTCTTTTAGATAAAACTATGGAGAGAATAAAGGGATGGCAAGCTAAGTTGTTAAACATGGCAGGGAGATGTACTCTTATTAAGTCAGTTTTAAACACGTATCCCCTATATAATATGCAGACAAATATCATTCCGAGTGGTGTAATAGATAAAATTGAGAAATCCTGTCGGAAATTTTTATGGAATAAGGTTGATAGAACTAGATATTTGGCTCGTATTTCTTGGAATAAAATCACAATTCCAATGGGATTGGGGGGTCTGGGAATAAAGAAGTTAAAGGAATGGAATATTGCCTTTATGGCAAAATTGGGCTGGAAAGTGCTAACCTCACCGGAAAAACTGTGGGTCCGCATTTTTAAagataaatatttaaaaaatggTTCCTTTTTCGATTTCATTGCCAAACCTTCTAACTCCCCAATTTGGAGGGACATTTTAAAAGGACGGGACCTTTTGGAAAAAGGGATAAAGATAGGAATCGGAAATGGGGAATCCACTTCGCTATGGTATCATCATTGGGTCGGTGATAAACCATTGTATAAGTTAATTAAAAAGGATATTCCGGAGTCGGTGGGTCATTTGTTTGTTAGAGATATAATAAAACAAGGACAGTGGAATCTCCAGAGAGTTGCTCACATTATACCAGATTCTATTCAATCTGATATTTTAGCAACTCCATTGGCCAAAGTGTCTCACAGCAACGATTTCTTTACTTGGTCCAAGTCGGATGATGGTAATTTTTCTATAAAATCTGCTTATTCTCTTATCTGCAATTCCTTTTTTGAAGTTTCTGGGAATTACAACTTCGTTTCATGGAAAGCCCTTTGGAAAATCACAGCCCCTTTTAAATATAGAATgttattatggaattgtgttcatgAAATTTTGCCAGTTGCAGATACTTTATCGAAGTACATGGAGTCAATTTCTAGATATTGTAGTCGTTGCTCCTATATTCCTGAAACTCATCTACACTTATTTCGTGATTGTGGTGATTCAAGCATTCTTTGGAATTTCATTTTTCAACGTATTACAGTAGCCAAAGAAGTTTGCTTGAATTCTTTCTTTAATTTCAATTGGCAACAATGGATGGCCTATAATCTTAGTTTAAGCAGGAGTTGGAGAATGGTTTTCATTGTGGCTGTGTGGCATATTTGGAAGGCACGAAATAGAGCAGtgtttgagttgaaaatgaTCAAACCTTTTTCTGTCTATAATGCTTTTTATGTAGATTATAGGGAAAATATTTTAATGATGCAGGGAAAGGTAGCAGGAAACTGGTTGCAGAAGGCTCCAGCGTGGAAACCACCAGCGCCAGGCTTTCTAAAATTGAACATAGATGGTAGCTGGAAAGAGAAAGATGAAGCAGGAGGTGGTGGTGTGTTTCGAAGCGAGACAGGAAATTGGTATATTGGTTTTGCGAGTAAATACAATGCCATTACACCACTTGCAGCAGAACTTTATGCGTTGAGGGAAGGCCTTCAAATGGCAGTCGAGTATGGAGTGCAAAAACTTGAAGTGGAAACGGATGCGGAGCTGTTGATAAAATTGTTGACATCAATGgaagattattatcatcatgAATTGGCTCCGGTTATCAAAGACGTAGCTTGCCTGATGACAAGATTCAGTTCATTCTCGATCACCCACCTTCCAAGGTTATTCAACAAGCTAGCGCATTGTATGGGGCAGTATGCAATTTCAATGGCTTTGGGACATAAAGTGTTCCTTGATCCGCCACCATTCACGGATGTAGTGTATCAGACTCAGCTTAAGCAGGCCAAGGATAGTTTAAAGCAGATGGGTGAGTCTTCTTCAGCATCTCAACGACGGGAACAAGTAATCAACTTGGAGATTCCTCCCCCACCAGAAGAACAGCCCTCCACAACGGTCACAACAGAAATTATGTTTGGAACTATACCTACCAAAGTGACTACTCATTTGGTGAGTGCAAAGACAGCTTCAGATGCAAAGCAAGGCCAATTCTCAAGCGATAAAGAGTAG